In Coffea arabica cultivar ET-39 chromosome 9e, Coffea Arabica ET-39 HiFi, whole genome shotgun sequence, the genomic window ATTTAGAAAAGTGTCTAAATATAAGAGGGGCAATAAATATGTGTGTGTGCTCATTCATATGGTAAATTTAATATGGTTTAGGCATATTAACTAGGGCCAcccattagaaaaatcgtaAATTCAATGTAGGAAAGGTTGAAAACCCTGTAACAAATGTTTTGCCTTGCTATATCGGTTTATTGTACTATCCTTTTTAATGTTTCAtagtttgttttttcttttgaaagatTGTCCTTCATTCATTAGATAGTAATTTTAGTGAAAGTTACGTACGTTTATGAGTCATAGATCCACGAGTGGAACTAGAAATTTTATTCTGAGAGGCGAACAGCAACACATCTAAACATAACTATATAGTATGAACTATTATCAAATTTTTGCTGTGCCAAAAGTTTGAAGTTAAGAGgtacaattttgaaaattataaattttttaaggGTGAATAATCTAATTTGAAAACTTGGTGGGCCGGGGACCCCTTGTTACGTCCAAAAACCCTATAACAAATCCTGTATTCCTCTCTTCGTTCCCCGTGTAGGCGTTTACACCTATTCATGCATACTATATTGGCTTAGGTTACGTTAAAAGACTAAATTTTACACCAAACTCGTATTTCCTGAAAATTACACCAAACTCGTAACCTAGCTTAGCTTAGGTTACATACAGATTATTTCCTGAAAATTTCAGCCAAACTCGTATCCAGTAAGTCTAGCTGTCCTTCTTTGTTGTTTTTAATATACTCaaattttctcaaacaaaatttttctgttctttccttccttttttcccGTATAAATATGTATTTTGTGTGAAGGAATTTGTgcattatttgttggttttttttttatttcgctGGATAAACAACAGGGTTCATGATTTTGACGTTGGATTACTGataaagaaaagggaaaaggggGGAAAAGATCGACTGGAAGACATTGAAAAACTTGCATGCAAGGTACAATTTACCCAGTTTTCAACGTGGTTATTAGACGCTCATGTGTTTTGAAGGATAGAATCTACAGGTCTTTTTTCGCTGCTTATatgtcaagcaaatatttaaaaGTTGATAAGATGCTTTACATGTAATAGGTTGCGGTTCAAGTCATCAAGGGAGTAAGTGGGAAATCACTCTTGATCCTGTTTATTTGAAAAAAGGAATACTACTTGTGacctctttttgttttttcataaTGTTAAAAGGCAAAAGACTTCCATTTCGCTTTACGAGAGAATTTAGTATATGTTCAGATCATGATGCAAAAATGAGCCTTTCATCTTAACAACTAGGAACAGTGCTAATATTTGAAAATTGTACTGCAAGATGGGTATACTAGAGAGAAATCACTGTCTTTGACATAAAAATTTGAGTGACAAATACTTATTTTTATGAGGATGTGATGGATggactctttcttttttttttcttgagggAAACGCATTgatttcaaacctttgttttgatttcactTTTGCGATATTCTCTTTTACATGGAAGCCATTTGAGGGACTGGGCACCAGTGCGGCTGCATTGTGTAGAATTTGGTCCAGTTATTGTACATATTTAAATTTTTCGATATACAATTATATTATAATGTGAAATATTTTATCCATGTACACTACATTTTTCACGAGTTCAACAATGCAATGTGATTTTGTAAACCAATTAATATAACAAGTATAACAATCAGACTGAATGGCATAGAAACAAAACCGCACCAGCACTCATTCCACCATTTGTGTATCCATGGACTCAATGTTCTCACTTGGGCTCTTAGTGATTAGTTTTTGTTTATAGCCAGTATATGTAATCAAGTATCTGTTAGTTGTTCCTATACCTTGTTTCATCATGTTCGATGGTTGGTTTATAATCTATTATTCATTTCATATGGTAATTCCTGACCTAGGAATGTGTTAGATGAGCACTCCTAATCAATGACGACAGAAATCTGGTACATTacttgaaaggaaaattttctgtGAATAAACTGTTTTATGAACTGCAAACATGCAATTTGGTTCTGTTCTTCTCTCTGTTGCTAGCTAATCTGGTTGACATGGTATTCTGCACACTTGTTTTCACTTTGTACCAGGAAACAAGATGGATACTTCTCAATGTTGATTTGGTTGGTGATCTTGGAGAAGGACCTTCGTATATTTCTCTTCTTCATCAACAGTAATATTGGCTTTATGACATGTCAACAGCTGCAAACTTTCGTAATGTCAAAATGTCTGCATGCGATAGAATTAGTGATCTTCCTAGCAGTATAATAGAAAGCATTTTAATGTGGTTGCCAACACGAGACGCTGCAAGAACTAGCATCTTATCAAGGAAATGGAGGTATAATTGGTCCAGAATCCCACAGCTGGTACTTGATGATAAgattttcaataaaattttaacaaatcaTGCATTACCTAGGCAAAAGTTTGCAGAAATTCTATTTCAGATTCTGTCACTACACCAAGGACCCATATCCAAGTTTCGTTGTTCTTTAACTGGCCTTAAAGATTGTCGTGACATTGACAGCTTGATAGTGCTTCTGTCAAGGAGTGGGGTTCGGGAGTTTACCCTCAATCTTTGGCTGAATGAATACCACAGAATGCCATTGGCATTTTTTTCCTGTCTAGAGCTCAGGCATTTGAACCTTCGGGGTTGTTTGATTAAACCCCCCACCAATTTCCAAGGTTTTGGCCATCTGATTAGACTGAAACTCTGTCAAGTGAATATTGCAGAGGATGTACTGGGAAGTTTGATGTCCAGTTCCCTGCTACTGGAGCAGTTGACCGTTGTAGAGATCCCGGCCATCTTGAACTCCCTTGAGCTCATAGCGCCCAAGTTAAAATCTGTTTCTTCAAAAGCTCTGTAAAATCTATCTTATTCAAGAATACCCCGGTTCTTGCAAGGGTTTCGCTTGTTCCTAGAAACCAAGACATGGACGGAAAATTTCATGTGGGGGGAACAAGTATTATCGAGCAACTTCATGATCTCCTGAGTCTTGAGAATCTGCATTTGCACTATGCGTACTTCAAGGTAAAAAGAAGGTGCTCCTTTGCTTTGGATTCAAGATTGTGAGGTAATTGTATATATCTTCACTATGGGTGTTTATTGCTTTGCTTTAAAGTCTCTAGATGCAGGTGGAATCCCTGCAAAGATTACAACTACACTAATCCACCTTAAAGTTGTTAAGCTAGAATATTTATGCTTTGAAGAGGTGAATGAGATTGCTGTTCTTCTGTGTTTACTGAGAAGCTCTCCCAACTTAGAAGAGTTAGAAATTCTGGTCAGTTATTGATGCTTTTCTGCCATATTATACTTGATGCAATTGGATCTGGGGCCTCTCTAGTCGACGTTCCATCCACTTCCATCCAGTTGTGTAAACTTGTACAATCTCAATGTAAACTAATatatttttggtttatttgttaGTTTTGCACCAATTCAGTTCTAATTCACATTTATGCAAACCCATTTACACTGACATTCTATCAGTTTATATAGCTGGATAGAACTGGAACTGGAGAAGCTCCATTTCCGATGAAATTAACATTTATAGCTCTATATAAATGATCTTCCTCTCCATCTTAGGTATACAAGGTTGACGAGTACGCTGAAAGTCAAGCTTCAAATTTTCTGGATGTGCAGGAATATTCTCAACTGACTTTAAATCAACTTCGGCAAGTGAAGCTGCAAAGCATTTCTGGAACAAGATCTGAGATGGAAATCATTAAGCTTTTACTGAAAAAGTCCTCAATTCTGGAGAAAATGTTGATCAAGCAAGCCCCCATgaaagaaaacatcaaaaacaaaGTAACAGAAATTGGGATCTTGAAACAAGTGACAAGGTTTCACAGGCCTTCACCTAGAGCAGCAGTCATATATGAAGATCCAATCATTAGTTAATCCAAAGCAAGTCAGTCAGAGAAGAGGGTTCAAGGTTTGGAGTTAATTAGTACCCAAATAAGTCATTTCTCAAGTTAATTGGCattttcaaaactttttttttttttttttgattctgCAAGACTGTGTTACTGTATTCTTGGTAAATAATACAGTAATTAATTTGGGTTCTCTCTTCGTCCTGGATTATGttggtaattttttttagttgaaATTATATTGAGTAAAAAGTAAGTATTTGAACCCGTTCCTTGAGAAGCCATGTGCTTCTTGGCTACATTTTTACCATGCAACTGAAAGCAGAAGGCAAGTCCACCTGCATACCAACCTTTGTTTCAGGGAACCGGTGATAGAGTTGACAAACaaggtttctttttctttggtgGTAAATGCAGACCAGGTTTCTTGACTGCAAGCAGAAAAAGAAACGACGAAATTGTATTTGCCTCGGCCTTCCGTGGTGCTCCGTCAATGTTGTATCTTCTGGGAGTGGTTATATGATTTCTATGTCCTTGGAGTTTCACGCAATCCTGTGATCCGTGGACAGACAAGGACACAGGATATCGATGTGATGGTGAAGCTTCTTGAATATTATTTACCCTAATGTCTCTTACGCAAAAACAATCATGGATTTGTCCAATAAGCTTTAGATTCTAAGTATATTCTATGAACAGTTCTCTGAGAATGCATCATGGAAGCAAAGTCAATGATTTAATCATATCTATGAAAACATATCTTCCTAATTATACGAGGGttgatttttttggttaaacatggtgcaaatttgattttttattttttcttaaacaaaGAAAGACCAATGTTAGCAACAAGGGAATATTGAAgaagctgaaaattttttacaaaCAGCACCAGTTATGCAACTGTGATGACAA contains:
- the LOC113709940 gene encoding F-box/FBD/LRR-repeat protein At1g13570-like — protein: MSTAANFRNVKMSACDRISDLPSSIIESILMWLPTRDAARTSILSRKWRYNWSRIPQLVLDDKIFNKILTNHALPRQKFAEILFQILSLHQGPISKFRCSLTGLKDCRDIDSLIVLLSRSGVREFTLNLWLNEYHRMPLAFFSCLELRHLNLRGCLIKPPTNFQGFGHLIRLKLCQVNIAEDVLGSLMSSSLLLEQLTVVEIPAILNSLELIAPKLKSVSSKAL
- the LOC113709288 gene encoding F-box/FBD/LRR-repeat protein At1g13570-like, with the protein product MDGKFHVGGTSIIEQLHDLLSLENLHLHYAYFKSLDAGGIPAKITTTLIHLKVVKLEYLCFEEVNEIAVLLCLLRSSPNLEELEILVYKVDEYAESQASNFLDVQEYSQLTLNQLRQVKLQSISGTRSEMEIIKLLLKKSSILEKMLIKQAPMKENIKNKVTEIGILKQVTRFHRPSPRAAVIYEDPIIS